A region of Oryzias latipes chromosome 18, ASM223467v1 DNA encodes the following proteins:
- the LOC101160357 gene encoding endosialin-like — MGSLVGSSAAFLSLWTVFFEASSVLGQDLQERDAICNAAGCYVAHFQRKIFLDSWRTCKQMGGNLATIKRKEDAAAIASLFSTLDLRHSRSRVRVWIGLQRQPRQCTPARPLRGFSWTTGDQDTQYTNWQNVYSVASCMVPRCVALRYGINEHADNFKWIDGSCSVPVDGFLCHYSYRGMCPALRNEGGGNPFYATPFNLMSTLLTHVPFGSVATVPCPPGTREGQPVLCTLREDGHVGWSRGPPFCSDLLPSSMCEINNGGCEQLCRSSNGHFFCQCFEGYELRADGLTCERVNICDVASCEYECLTLMDNYRCACPDGYMLKRDQHNCEDVNECLQSPCQQICENTLGSFLCSCRKGFYQLYDGGCEDIDECLDDPCDHVCENTPGSFICRCRPGFEKDPDDRSLCHDIDECQSPDTCEHMCANSEGSYECYCKEGYELTADHSSCVRKASGQHQSGATTPYYWVTNHREPAWDVLNYDWSTEQSRTGWPAEEEKESLDWLTEPTSKDDSDVTYVDRTQRYELYSDFAQNTAMEQSEEPKEEVVFVGDPTPSSTVQSHTSPSTTSDWYYDDDDDNKEGTTTSLPPYSASTVSKGQLSPSTLSPGDSSHRKEIEELRAEKSDFPEEESEEEKKQVGVARSHGPAAISEFTSSPPLLGRDGGSGDSLDSVKEDQDLRQGSTWLLVGLLVPICIFVVVMVALAIIFCTRCTSQPKNEKKSSDCYHWISGAHDKQGGADPSAGAKAQV; from the coding sequence ATGGGCTCTCTGGTGGGCAGTTCTGCTGCTTTCCTCTCCCTGTGGACGGTTTTCTTTGAGGCTTCTTCTGTTCTGGGTCAGGACCTTCAGGAGAGGGACGCCATCTGCAACGCAGCCGGCTGCTATGTGGCCCACTTCCAGCGCAAAATCTTCCTGGACTCGTGGAGAACCTGCAAACAGATGGGTGGCAACCTGGCCACAATCAAGCGGAAGGAGGACGCGGCTGCCATCGCTTCACTCTTCTCCACTCTGGATTTGCGGCACTCGCGCTCCAGGGTCCGGGTGTGGATTGGTCTGCAGCGCCAACCGCGGCAGTGCACGCCCGCGCGTCCACTGAGGGGGTTCTCCTGGACCACCGGAGATCAAGACACCCAGTATACCAACTGGCAGAATGTCTACAGCGTGGCTTCGTGTATGGTTCCCCGTTGCGTGGCTTTGCGCTACGGGATTAACGAGCATGCAGATAACTTCAAATGGATAGACGGTTCCTGCTCCGTCCCTGTGGATGGGTTCCTGTGCCATTATTCCTACAGAGGAATGTGTCCTGCCTTGAGGAATGAGGGTGGGGGCAACCCCTTCTATGCAACACCATTCAACCTCATGAGCACGCTGCTAACTCATGTTCCGTTTGGATCTGTTGCTACGGTACCATGCCCCCCAGGTACCAGGGAGGGGCAACCGGTTTTGTGCACTCTGAGGGAGGATGGACATGTAGGATGGTCACGGGGCCCCCCCTTTTGCTCCGATCTGTTACCATCCAGCATGTGTGAGATAAACAACGGTGGGTGTGAGCAGCTCTGCAGATCATCAAATGGTCACTTCTTCTGCCAGTGTTTTGAAGGCTACGAGCTACGAGCGGACGGACTGACCTGTGAGCGGGTTAATATCTGTGACGTGGCCTCCTGTGAATATGAATGCCTGACTCTCATGGATAACTACCGCTGTGCCTGTCCGGATGGATACATGCTGAAGCGAGACCAACACAACTGTGAGGATGTAAACGAGTGCCTTCAGAGTCCCTGTCAGCAGATTTGTGAGAACACACTGGGATCATTTCTCTGTAGCTGCCGTAAGGGCTTTTATCAGCTTTACGACGGCGGCTGTGAGGACATAGATGAGTGTCTGGATGACCCATGTGATCATGTTTGTGAGAACACTCCTGGATCCTTTATCTGCCGCTGCCGCCCTGGCTTTGAAAAGGACCCGGACGACCGCAGCCTGTGCCACGATATCGACGAATGCCAAAGCCCGGACACCTGCGAGCACATGTGCGCCAATTCTGAAGGGAGCTACGAGTGCTACTGCAAGGAGGGCTATGAGCTCACGGCCGATCACTCGTCGTGTGTGCGCAAAGCCAGCGGTCAGCACCAGTCTGGCGCCACCACTCCGTATTACTGGGTCACCAATCACAGAGAGCCTGCATGGGATGTGCTGAACTATGACTGGAGTACAGAGCAGAGTCGCACTGGCTGGCCtgcagaggaggagaaagaaagcCTGGACTGGCTCACCGAGCCAACAAGCAAGGATGACTCTGATGTGACCTATGTAGACAGAACACAAAGGTATGAACTTTACTCTGATTTTGCCCAGAACACCGCAATGGAGCAAAGTGAGGAACCTAAAGAAGAAGTTGTATTTGTTGGAGACCCAACCCCCTCCTCCACTGTACAGTCACACACCAGTCCCAGCACCACATCAGACTGgtattatgatgatgatgatgataacaAAGAGGGCACTACCACGTCTCTTCCACCCTATTCCGCCTCCACAGTCTCTAAAGGACAGCTTTCTCCTTCTACGCTGAGCCCAGGAGATTCAAGCCACCGGAAGGAAATAGAAGAACTACGAGCAGAAAAGTCTGATTTCCCAGAGGAAGaatcagaagaggaaaaaaaacaggtgggGGTTGCCCGCTCTCATGGTCCGGCTGCCATCAGTGAGTTCACTTCTTCCCCGCCCCTCCTGGGTAGAGATGGGGGGAGTGGAGACAGCCTGGATTCTGTCAAAGAGGACCAGGACTTGAGACAGGGCAGCACTTGGCTCCTGGTCGGCCTGCTTGTGCCCATCTGCATCTTCGTCGTGGTGATGGTGGCGCTCGCCATCATCTTTTGCACCCGCTGCACCTCTCAGCCGAAAAACGAGAAAAAAAGCAGCGACTGTTACCACTGGATCTCGGGCGCCCACGACAAACAGGGAGGCGCCGACCCGTCGGCGGGGGCCAAGGCGCAGGTTTAA